Within Bifidobacterium dentium JCM 1195 = DSM 20436, the genomic segment CAAATAATCCCACATGCGTTGACGCAGCAACGGATAAGGATTTTCCTGCCCTTCGAAATACGGGGTGTTACGGAAAAACCATGCCAGAATCGGACCGATAACCGTTCCCAAACGCAACTTGGCAATCGCATCCCTCTCGGAAACATAGTCGATGCTCACCTGTGTGGAAGCCGAGCATCGCATCATACACGGGCCGAACTGACCGACGCGGCCAAGATAGGCGGTCATGGCCTTATACCGGTCCTTCGGATTGACGGGAATATCGGCATAGCCCGATTTCGGCTGGTAGCCATAGTTCACCAAACGGAAATCCAACTCATCAAGCACCGGATCGACTTCACGTCGGAACGCACCGTACAGTCTGCTCAGTTCCTCGGGTTTATGCAGGATGCCGAGCGAACATTCGAGCTGGCCACCCGGCTCGAGGGAAACGGAAATGCCCTCACGTCCAAGCCCGACAAGACGTCCGTTCTCCCAGTATTCCTTGCTTTCGTCGTAGTATGGACGAATACGGTTCAACAACGCCTCGATACCGTTTTCCTCGTAATAGTTCACGGCGGTATCGTCACTGTTGTGCACCGGCAGGTGTTCGATCTCCACACCGAAGCCACCGGTTCCACGGCCTTGGCAACCGGATTCGAAAAACTTGACCAGGCTTTCCACATGCTTCGGGTTCGGCTCGGTCAGCAGGTGCGCATACGTAATTCTTGGTGCTGTCATGATGGTCATCCTAACGAAAATCGGCATCCGCAACGCAGGAACCGCTATATGGAAAATCGATAACGCTTATACGCCACCTCAATCTGCCGACGCTGAGGGCCCGCCACCGTCGGTAGATTGAGGCTGATCTCAATCTACCGACGCTCAGACCGTCTCACCGTCGGCAGATTGGGACGACTTCCAAACTACCGACGCTCAGACCGTTTCAGCGTCGGCAGATTGAGGAAGGCACTAGGCTGCGGGCTCAGACTGGTGGGCCCTATACGCCTTCTTCGCCGCCGAAATCATCAGCTTGATACGGTTGAGCTGGTTGGCTTCGGAAGCGCCCGGATCATAGTCGATGGATACGATGTTGGCCTCCGGATGCAGACGCCGAATCTTGCCGAACATGCCTCGGCCGGTCACATGGTTCGGCAGACAGGCGAACGGCTGCGCACAAATCACGTTCGGGCATCCCGATTCGATGAGTTCCAGAATCTCGGCGGTCAGCAGCCAGCCTTCGCCGGCCTGTACGCCCACGGAAGTGACCTCACCGGCCTTCTTGACCAGTTCAGGCATCGGCAGGTCCTGGGAGAACTTGCCGTTTGCCAGACCGATTGCCTTGCGCACCGGATTCAAATACAGGTCCAAGCCCTTACGCATCAAGGCATAGCCAAGCTTGCTGCCACCCATGCCGAGATAGTGCTCGTTCCAGTCGGCAATGTACGGACGGGTGGTCATGAACTCCATGATTCCCGGCACCACGGCCTCGCAATCCTGTGATTCAATCACATCGACCACGTGATTGTTGGCATCCGGCTGGTACTTGACCAGAATCTCACCGACTACGCCGACGCGCACCTTGCGCGGCTCGTCTTTCAACGGCAACTTGTCGAAGGACCTGACGATTTCCTTGACAAGCTCCTGATACGGCAGATACCCTTTGCCGATGAACTTGCGTGCCGTCTTGGAGAAACCGTGATGTTCAAGCGTTTCACGCACGATGACATCCCACGTCTCATACAGCTTGTCGGCACTTCCTGCGGTCACTTCGTACGGACGCACCCGATACAGGCATTTCATCAGCAGATCGCCGATGACCAGCGCCTTGACGGCACGATGCAGCAGAGATGGGGTCGCCTTGAAGCCCGGATTGTCTTCGATACCTTGAGTGGAGATGGCAATGACCGGAATCTGCGGATAGCCGGCATCCACCAGCGCCTTGCGGATCAGGCCGAAGTAGTTGGTGGCGCGGCACATGCCGCCGGTCTGCGTGATGGCGAGCGCAGTGGTGTCCGGATCATACTTGCCTTCCAGAATCGCATTCACAAGCTGGCCGATAACCATGATGGCCGGATAGCAGGCATCGTTGTTCACGTACTTCAGGCCGATTTCGACATCATCGCGGCTGGCGTGCTTGAGAATGTCGAATTTATAACCGCCGGAACGGATCACGGATTCCACCAATGAGAAGTGAATCGGGCTCATCTGCGGAGCCACGATGGTGTAGTCCTTCATATCCTTGCCGAATGGAATGCGGTTCGCATATTTCGACATGGTGGCGGAATTATGAGCCGTCTTCTTGCCTTCCCGACTTTCGCCGATGCCATTTTCAGCGGCACGCCTGGATGCGGCCTTCACGGCTTCGGTAAGCTTCGGATTGGCCTTCATCACCGTATCGAGCATGATCTGACGGCCCGGAGTCGGGGCGGCGGAACCGGTCTTGCGGAATCCACCCTGTCCGGCCTGCTTGATGGCCGCGGTTTCGGCGGCCTTGAGCTCAGCCTCAGCGGCCTTGAGCTGTGCCTTGACCTCGTCAAGCTTGGCTTTGGCGTCGGCTACGGCGTCGGCATTGCCGGGTTGATCCTGCTTGGTGGGCATGGATGCGGCAACGGCGCGCTTGTGATTGCGTTCGCGCTCCTCGACGGCGGCCTTGAGCGAACGCAGTCGAATCTTGGCCGCACCCAGATTGGACACCTCGTCGATTTTCAGCATGGTGTACACGTCGGCCTTGTCCGCAAGGATTTCGGACACCTGATCCGTGGTGATGGCGTCAAGACCGCAGCCAAAGGAGTTGAGCTGCACGAGTTCGAGCCCCGGATAGGAGGCCACGAAGTTGGCGGCCGCATACAGTCGGGAATGGTAGGCCCACTGATTGGTGACGCGCAATGGCATCTTGGTCACCTTGCGGTCACCGACATGGCGGAATCCGTTGGCGTTCTTCTTACGCGGATCCTCCTCGCCCTCGGCCAGGAATTCGCTCAGGGCGAGCTTCTGCCCCGGCTGCAGTTCACAAATCGAATCCTCGGAGAGCACCACCATGCCGAGCGCGCAGATAGTTTCCGGAATACCATGATTGACTTCCGGATCGATATGATAGGGCCTGCCCGCAAGCACGATGCCGCGGCAGTTGTGTTCCTTCATGTAGGCGAGCGCCTTCAGGCCCTCCATCTGCACGTCGTGCTTGAACACCTCGTTTTCGGCGTAGGCGGCCTTAACCGCGGTCTCGGCTTCCTCGCGGGTCACGTCAGCCCAGGCGAACTCCTCGACGATACGGTCGATCATAAGTTCGTGGTTGGCCATGTTGAAGTACGGGCGCATGTAGCGCACGCCTTCCTCACGCAGTTCGGGCATGTTCGCACCGATGACCACCGGATAGTTGGCCACGACCGGACAGTTGTAATGGTTGTCGGTGTCCGGAACCAGGTTCTCCTCATATGACACGCACGGGTAGAAGATGGTCTTGATGCCCTTGTTGAGCAGCCATTTGACATGGCCGTGCACCAGTTTGGCCGGATAGCAGATGTTCTCGGAGGCGATCGATTCGATGCCGGTCTCGAACAGCTCGTGCGAGCTACGGCCGGAAATCATTACCTTGAAGCCGAGCGAAGTGAGCAGCGTGAACCAGAACGGATAGTTCTCATACATGTTGAGCACGCGTGGAATGCCGATTTCGCCACGGGTGGCCTTCTTGTCGGTGAGCCTGCGGTAGGCGAAGCAACGCTTGTACTTGTAGTCGTACAGGTTCGGCCTGTCGGAGCGTTGCTTTTTGGAGTCGCCGCCGCGTTCGCAGCGGTTGCCGGTCACATAGCGCGAGCCGTCCTGGAAAGTGGTGATGGTGAGCTTGCAGTGGTTCTGGCATAGCTTACATACGTCACGTTCGGAGGTCATCGACAGGTGGTCGAGGTCCTCGCCGGAGATGATGTTCGATGCAGTGTGCGTCACGCCGTCGATCACGATCTGCTTGATGCCGGTGTTCGCCGCATCGTCAGGTTCGCCATCAAGTCCGTCGGATACATCGGAATAATGCATGCGCGCGGTCAGGGCCGCTCCATACGCACCCATGAGGCCCGCGATGTTCGGTCGGGTGACCTCACGTTCGGTGAGCAGTTCGAAGGCGCGTAGCACGGCATCATTGAGGAACGTACCGCCCTGCACCACCACGGTGTCACCGAGTTCGCCCGAATCACGCAGCTTGATGACCTTATACAAGGCGTTGCGCACCACGGAGTAGCACAAAC encodes:
- a CDS encoding glutamate-cysteine ligase family protein, whose protein sequence is MTAPRITYAHLLTEPNPKHVESLVKFFESGCQGRGTGGFGVEIEHLPVHNSDDTAVNYYEENGIEALLNRIRPYYDESKEYWENGRLVGLGREGISVSLEPGGQLECSLGILHKPEELSRLYGAFRREVDPVLDELDFRLVNYGYQPKSGYADIPVNPKDRYKAMTAYLGRVGQFGPCMMRCSASTQVSIDYVSERDAIAKLRLGTVIGPILAWFFRNTPYFEGQENPYPLLRQRMWDYLDFQRTNVIPGLFDPRFGWEDYAVDVLSTPLMFADLTHTPEALATPGADLHHPAFYENANDAYPDRELNAYEINHVISTHFNDVRLKNFIEFRHWDSLPIARAQRLTEIIGSLFYDSTNRERLESYFDGIREEDVLEAKANLQARGRQSAPYGNSLEFWQEFLGLEGVLADEPGDPKHPNVFQA